The Cupriavidus sp. EM10 genome includes a region encoding these proteins:
- a CDS encoding acyl-CoA dehydrogenase family protein, producing MNFERTPEQNAIVDAVTQLCSDFGPEYWAGLDREHRFPEAFHQAMAGAGWLGIAMPERFGGAGLGITEAALIMQTVSASGAGFSGASAIHMNVFGLNPVVVFGTDAQQAAALPPLIEGRDKACFAVTEPDAGLDTTHLKTQAVRTADGTAYRVDGRKIWISTAQVATRMLLLARTTPLEAVAKPTQGLSLFYTTLDRNHIEVREIDKMGRGAVDSNMLFIDGLMVPAGDRIGEEGRGFEYILHGLNPERILIAAEAVGLGRAALEAATRYAKERTVFGRPIGQNQGIQHPLAQAWMALEAADMMVWKAAWLYDNGKPCGAEANAAKYLAAEAAHQACQTAVLTLGGMGYAREYHVERYLRESYIPRIAPVSAQLIMCHIAERVLGLPKSY from the coding sequence ATGAATTTCGAAAGGACACCCGAGCAGAACGCCATCGTCGACGCTGTCACGCAGCTGTGCAGCGACTTCGGCCCCGAGTACTGGGCCGGGTTGGACCGCGAACATCGCTTTCCGGAGGCGTTCCACCAGGCCATGGCGGGGGCCGGCTGGCTGGGCATCGCCATGCCGGAGCGCTTTGGCGGGGCGGGGCTGGGCATTACAGAGGCGGCGCTGATCATGCAGACGGTGTCGGCGTCCGGGGCGGGATTCTCGGGTGCGTCGGCCATCCACATGAACGTGTTCGGCCTGAACCCGGTGGTGGTGTTTGGCACCGACGCCCAGCAGGCGGCCGCGCTGCCGCCGCTGATCGAAGGCCGCGACAAGGCCTGCTTTGCCGTGACCGAGCCCGATGCCGGGCTGGACACCACTCACCTGAAGACGCAGGCCGTGCGCACCGCCGACGGCACCGCCTATCGCGTGGACGGCCGCAAGATCTGGATTTCCACGGCCCAGGTGGCCACGCGCATGCTGCTGCTGGCCCGCACCACGCCGCTGGAGGCCGTGGCCAAGCCCACCCAGGGTCTGAGCCTGTTCTACACCACGCTGGACCGCAACCATATCGAAGTGCGCGAGATCGACAAGATGGGGCGCGGCGCGGTGGATTCGAACATGCTGTTCATCGACGGCCTGATGGTGCCGGCCGGGGATCGGATTGGCGAGGAGGGCCGGGGATTCGAGTACATCCTGCACGGGCTGAACCCCGAGCGCATCCTGATCGCGGCGGAAGCCGTGGGCCTGGGCCGCGCTGCGCTGGAGGCCGCCACGCGCTATGCGAAGGAGCGGACCGTGTTCGGCCGGCCCATCGGCCAGAACCAGGGCATCCAGCATCCGCTGGCGCAGGCGTGGATGGCGCTGGAGGCGGCCGACATGATGGTGTGGAAGGCGGCCTGGCTCTATGACAACGGCAAGCCATGCGGTGCCGAGGCCAACGCGGCCAAGTACCTGGCGGCCGAAGCGGCGCACCAGGCCTGCCAGACGGCCGTGCTGACGCTGGGCGGGATGGGCTATGCGCGCGAGTATCACGTGGAGCGCTACCTGCGGGAATCCTATATTCCGCGCATCGCCCCGGTCAGCGCCCAGCTGATCATGTGCCATATCGCGGAGCGCGTGCTGGGGCTGCCGAAGTCGTATTAA
- a CDS encoding tripartite tricarboxylate transporter substrate binding protein — MPNFRVRRTLAAALLALPMAAVPLAAQAADSYPSRPIRLVVPFAAGSGTDAVARITAKELGDALGQNVVVDNRPGANGAIAAELVAQAAPDGYTLFMTTNTTHSANPSLMKKLPYDPIKDFTPVARMGNLPFMLVINPKLPVKTVGELIAYAKAHPGMSYASGNSTGIVSGATLGRMANIDLLHVPYKSTPPAMTDVIAGQVPMMFVDVAAGIANVKAGKMRALAVTTAQRSRLLPDLPPIADTPELKGFDITSWNGVFAPAKTPQPIVERLNRELSKIASSKEVAPKFEALGFEAFGQTPQQFTAFVGSELVKWNKLVKDAGIQPE; from the coding sequence ATGCCGAATTTCCGCGTGCGGCGCACGCTTGCCGCCGCCTTGCTGGCGCTACCCATGGCGGCTGTGCCGCTGGCCGCGCAGGCCGCAGACAGTTATCCGAGCCGCCCGATCCGGCTGGTGGTGCCGTTCGCGGCGGGCAGCGGCACCGACGCCGTGGCGCGCATCACGGCCAAGGAACTGGGCGATGCGCTGGGCCAGAACGTGGTGGTCGACAACCGCCCCGGGGCCAACGGTGCGATTGCCGCCGAACTGGTGGCGCAGGCCGCGCCCGATGGCTACACGCTGTTCATGACGACGAACACCACGCATTCGGCCAATCCGTCGCTGATGAAGAAGCTGCCCTACGACCCGATCAAGGATTTCACGCCGGTCGCGCGCATGGGCAACCTGCCGTTCATGCTGGTGATCAATCCGAAGCTGCCGGTGAAGACGGTGGGCGAGCTGATTGCCTATGCCAAGGCGCATCCGGGCATGTCGTACGCCAGCGGCAACAGCACCGGCATCGTGTCGGGCGCCACGCTGGGCCGCATGGCCAATATCGACCTGCTGCACGTGCCGTACAAGAGCACGCCGCCGGCCATGACCGACGTCATCGCCGGGCAGGTGCCAATGATGTTCGTCGACGTGGCTGCAGGCATCGCCAACGTCAAGGCCGGCAAGATGCGTGCGCTGGCGGTGACCACCGCGCAGCGCAGCCGCCTGCTGCCCGACCTGCCGCCGATTGCCGACACGCCCGAGCTGAAGGGCTTCGACATTACCTCCTGGAACGGGGTGTTCGCCCCGGCCAAGACGCCGCAGCCGATTGTGGAGCGGCTGAACCGCGAATTGTCGAAGATCGCGTCCAGCAAGGAGGTGGCGCCAAAGTTCGAGGCGCTGGGCTTCGAGGCCTTCGGCCAGACCCCGCAGCAGTTCACGGCCTTTGTCGGCAGCGAACTGGTGAAGTGGAACAAGCTCGTGAAGGACGCGGGCATCCAGCCGGAATAA
- a CDS encoding cupin domain-containing protein translates to MTASSAAKQAAPTYFVRTEEVAGYHPANHVGTLNRRIIGRENVGATQLEVVHGTIERGKGALPHAHPGIEQVCYVLEGRARAEVNGQARELGPGDCCFFPADAMHVFTVISDEPVKLLVIYAPPYEESADRVIRPA, encoded by the coding sequence ATGACCGCATCTTCGGCCGCCAAGCAGGCGGCTCCCACCTATTTCGTCCGTACCGAAGAGGTGGCCGGCTATCACCCGGCCAATCATGTCGGCACACTGAACCGCCGCATCATCGGCCGCGAGAACGTCGGCGCTACCCAGCTCGAAGTGGTCCACGGCACCATCGAGCGCGGCAAGGGCGCGTTGCCGCACGCGCATCCGGGCATCGAGCAGGTCTGCTATGTGCTGGAAGGGCGCGCGCGGGCCGAGGTCAACGGCCAGGCGCGCGAGCTTGGGCCGGGCGACTGCTGCTTTTTTCCGGCCGACGCCATGCATGTGTTCACGGTGATCAGCGACGAGCCCGTAAAGCTGCTGGTGATTTACGCGCCGCCGTACGAGGAATCGGCCGACCGCGTGATTCGTCCGGCCTGA
- a CDS encoding tripartite tricarboxylate transporter substrate binding protein: protein MKRREMTLAAAMAMGCLLTIGLPGIAAAQSTGNWPNKPIRMIVPFPAGSFTDTVARVLSERLTRSLGQPVVVENKAGANGLIGVGEAVRAAPDGYTLVVTNSSSVTINPHIYKKASYKARDLAPVTLVLEAPFILVTNPEWSQKNAVATVPDLVRYASQHPGKISYGSAGPGNIAHLSFAMLNNRAKISTTHVPYKSAAQAEMAVISGELDTAFDTWTALPQIKAGKLKPIAVSSSRRMTQLPDIPTVEEAGLKPFNSTFWIGLLAPAGTPQPIVQKLHAATRGVLDDEKAKAALGQQGDVVMVDPENFAKRVEKEEVSWDAVIQREGITLD, encoded by the coding sequence ATGAAACGACGCGAAATGACGCTGGCCGCTGCCATGGCCATGGGATGCCTGCTGACAATCGGCCTGCCGGGCATCGCAGCCGCCCAGTCCACCGGAAACTGGCCGAACAAGCCGATCCGCATGATCGTGCCGTTCCCGGCCGGATCGTTTACCGATACCGTGGCGCGCGTGCTGTCGGAGCGGTTGACCAGGTCGCTGGGCCAGCCCGTGGTGGTGGAGAACAAGGCCGGCGCCAACGGCCTGATCGGCGTGGGCGAGGCCGTGCGCGCCGCCCCGGACGGCTACACGCTGGTGGTCACCAATTCCAGCAGCGTCACCATCAACCCGCACATCTACAAGAAGGCCAGCTACAAGGCGCGCGACCTGGCGCCGGTGACGCTGGTACTGGAGGCGCCGTTCATCCTGGTGACCAACCCGGAGTGGTCGCAGAAGAACGCGGTGGCCACGGTGCCCGATCTGGTCCGCTACGCGTCGCAACATCCCGGCAAGATCAGCTACGGCTCGGCCGGCCCCGGCAACATCGCCCACCTGAGCTTTGCGATGCTGAACAACCGCGCGAAGATTTCTACCACGCACGTGCCGTACAAGTCGGCCGCCCAGGCGGAAATGGCGGTGATCAGCGGCGAACTCGATACCGCGTTCGACACCTGGACGGCGTTGCCGCAGATCAAGGCCGGCAAGCTCAAGCCCATCGCTGTCAGCTCGTCGCGGCGCATGACGCAGTTGCCCGACATCCCCACGGTGGAGGAAGCGGGCCTGAAGCCGTTCAACTCCACGTTCTGGATCGGCCTGCTGGCGCCGGCCGGCACGCCGCAGCCCATCGTCCAGAAGCTGCATGCGGCCACGCGCGGCGTGCTGGACGACGAGAAGGCCAAGGCCGCACTGGGGCAGCAGGGCGACGTGGTGATGGTGGATCCCGAGAACTTCGCAAAGCGGGTGGAGAAGGAGGAAGTCAGCTGGGACGCCGTGATCCAGCGCGAAGGCATCACGCTGGACTGA
- a CDS encoding CoA transferase produces the protein MTRNGPDPAQLALGGLRVLEIGTGPALAYAGKLFADFGAEVIKVERAAGDAWRRMPPLVDLPGSQPESALFGWLNTNKRSVVAEGGPDDEVWLAQLARTCDVVLDARALAEGIAVLQRPVWQDVSDSGGHVPIDIALTWFGDSGPYSEFAGTEAVCRGLAGAVHGSGPVEGPPHMPHDVQTGIVVGLSAFSAAVAGLMGAAQGSRRYVLSTHECIFSVVEMEAGMVQDNRHPLRRMGVNRFCGTHPGGIYETADGWIGIFTHTLPQWKALCEAIGRPELGSDPRFASGPERMLVADEIDAFLKPALLKRTAEQWFALLGDKKHPAVVVPGMATLLEQAVHRQRGAFVPVELGGVTFEGPVVPLRLDDAGPLAGGRAPGLGADTAFYRDAGLDHHPRHRLAPAPATRLPLEGVRVVDLTMGWAGPLATRTLADLGAEVIKVESTGYPDWWRGANFTDEFYRDRLYEKNSNFNMMNRNKLGITLDLTQPEGKALLLDLVANADAVIENYSAEVLPKLGLTYDTLRARNGRLAMVSMPAFGLGNAWSNTRAYGGTLEQASGLPCYTGDPAGPPAMTSYAYGDPIGGLNAGAAMLVALFAQQATGKGRHLNLSQVEAMLALTAPFMIEQSVSGQVAPRQGNRHPMAVPHGCYRCAGDDGWIVLSLTDDAQWPALGRLIGRPDLAADTALADATGRRARHDRIDAAIAAWCAAREPDDAMHQLQQAGIAAGAVKPMWQVLQDRHLHARGFWCEVERPYVGRYPASTSWFRGADGPAPIRHVSPTLGQHTDQVLASVLGLGAEQRAALERRGITGQTARRKGAGTSA, from the coding sequence ATGACCAGGAATGGTCCAGATCCGGCGCAACTGGCGCTGGGGGGATTGCGCGTGCTGGAAATCGGCACCGGCCCGGCGCTGGCCTACGCGGGCAAGCTGTTTGCCGATTTTGGCGCCGAGGTCATCAAGGTCGAACGCGCGGCCGGCGACGCCTGGCGGCGGATGCCACCGCTGGTGGATTTGCCCGGCAGCCAGCCGGAAAGCGCGCTCTTCGGCTGGCTCAATACCAACAAGCGCAGCGTCGTGGCCGAAGGCGGCCCGGACGACGAGGTGTGGCTGGCGCAGTTGGCGCGCACGTGTGATGTGGTGCTCGACGCCCGCGCGCTGGCCGAGGGTATTGCCGTGCTGCAGCGGCCAGTCTGGCAGGACGTAAGCGATTCTGGCGGCCATGTGCCCATCGACATCGCGCTGACATGGTTTGGCGATAGCGGCCCCTACAGCGAGTTCGCGGGCACCGAGGCGGTGTGCCGGGGGCTGGCCGGCGCCGTGCATGGCAGCGGACCGGTGGAGGGGCCGCCGCATATGCCGCACGACGTGCAGACCGGCATCGTGGTGGGCCTGAGCGCGTTCTCGGCCGCCGTGGCGGGGCTGATGGGCGCCGCGCAGGGCAGCCGGCGCTACGTGCTGAGCACGCATGAATGCATCTTCAGCGTGGTGGAGATGGAAGCGGGCATGGTGCAGGACAACCGCCACCCGCTCCGGCGCATGGGCGTGAACCGGTTTTGCGGTACGCATCCGGGCGGCATCTACGAGACGGCTGACGGCTGGATCGGCATCTTCACGCATACGCTGCCGCAGTGGAAGGCGCTGTGCGAGGCGATCGGGCGCCCCGAACTGGGCAGCGATCCGCGCTTTGCCAGCGGTCCCGAACGGATGCTGGTGGCCGACGAGATCGACGCCTTCCTGAAGCCGGCGCTGCTGAAGCGCACGGCCGAACAGTGGTTTGCGCTGCTGGGCGACAAGAAGCATCCGGCCGTGGTGGTGCCCGGCATGGCCACGCTGCTGGAGCAGGCCGTGCATCGCCAGCGCGGCGCATTCGTGCCAGTGGAACTGGGCGGCGTGACATTCGAAGGCCCCGTGGTGCCGCTGCGGCTCGACGATGCCGGGCCGCTGGCCGGCGGCCGGGCGCCGGGGCTGGGTGCCGATACGGCGTTCTACCGCGATGCGGGCCTGGACCATCATCCTCGCCACCGTCTGGCGCCGGCTCCGGCCACGCGCCTGCCGCTGGAGGGCGTCCGCGTGGTCGACCTGACGATGGGCTGGGCGGGTCCGCTGGCCACGCGGACGCTGGCCGACCTGGGGGCCGAGGTCATCAAGGTGGAAAGCACGGGCTACCCGGACTGGTGGCGCGGCGCGAATTTCACCGACGAGTTCTATCGGGACCGGCTGTACGAGAAGAATTCGAACTTCAACATGATGAACCGCAACAAGCTCGGCATCACGCTGGACCTGACGCAGCCCGAGGGCAAGGCGCTGCTGCTGGACCTGGTGGCCAACGCCGACGCGGTCATCGAAAACTACTCGGCCGAGGTGCTGCCCAAGCTGGGCCTGACCTACGACACGCTGCGCGCCCGCAATGGGCGGCTGGCGATGGTGTCGATGCCGGCCTTTGGCCTGGGCAACGCCTGGAGCAACACGCGCGCCTATGGCGGCACGCTGGAACAGGCCAGCGGGCTGCCCTGCTACACGGGCGATCCAGCCGGGCCGCCCGCCATGACGTCGTATGCCTATGGCGATCCGATTGGCGGCCTCAATGCCGGGGCAGCGATGCTCGTTGCCTTGTTCGCCCAGCAGGCTACGGGCAAGGGGCGGCATCTGAACCTGTCGCAGGTGGAGGCCATGCTGGCCCTCACCGCGCCATTCATGATCGAGCAGTCGGTATCGGGACAGGTGGCGCCGCGCCAGGGCAATCGGCATCCGATGGCCGTGCCGCATGGCTGCTACCGCTGCGCCGGCGACGATGGCTGGATCGTCCTGAGCCTGACCGATGACGCCCAGTGGCCCGCGCTAGGCCGCCTGATCGGACGCCCCGATCTGGCCGCCGATACGGCGCTGGCCGATGCCACGGGCCGCCGCGCCCGGCATGACCGCATCGACGCCGCCATTGCCGCCTGGTGCGCGGCACGCGAGCCCGACGACGCCATGCACCAGCTTCAGCAGGCCGGTATCGCGGCCGGCGCGGTCAAGCCGATGTGGCAGGTGCTGCAGGATCGCCATCTGCATGCGCGCGGGTTCTGGTGCGAGGTGGAGCGTCCCTACGTTGGGCGATATCCCGCCAGCACCAGTTGGTTCCGTGGTGCCGACGGGCCGGCGCCGATCCGCCATGTTTCGCCGACGCTGGGCCAGCACACCGACCAGGTACTGGCCAGCGTGCTGGGACTCGGCGCCGAACAGCGCGCGGCGCTGGAGCGTCGGGGCATCACGGGCCAGACCGCCCGGCGCAAGGGCGCCGGGACATCGGCCTAG
- a CDS encoding carboxyl transferase domain-containing protein, translating to MKKLLIANRGEIALRIVRAARDLEIGTVAVYSQDDVSALHRVLADEAVALDGAGPAAYIDIAGIIAAAKSTGCDAVHPGYGFLSERADFAQACEAAGIRFIGPAVEHLAIFGDKGRALELAVQSDVPVMPATHGGASLDDITAFFDAQGAAGVVIKAVGGGGGRGMRVVRRREDLAEAYARCRSEAASAFGIDALYAERLVARARHIEVQIAGDGVNVVALGERDCTLQRRFQKLVEIAPSPVLKPQLRDAIIKAALRLARRVGYASLGTFEFLVEENEAGEQKDFVFIEANPRLQVEHTITEQVTGVDLVALQIGLAAGRTLAELGLDPAAPPQPRGFAIQVRVNAEMTDANGLARPAHGRLERFDPPTGPDVRVDTHAYTGYEPSPNFDTLLAKLIVSSGTSDFGAVLRRLQRALAEFRIGGVPTNLNLLRALVQRDEFRTQAVHTRHFEAILPELAAAAEAIADAGRAQEALLGGAARPPVHGLAHAAGPEEQVEEGLVAIRAPLTGRVVEIAVELNALVKPGQTVAVLDAMKMEHAIVAECAGRVVDLRLEKNALAAENQILIVLEEVDADGVAADTAQAHDASAIRADLQRVLDRHAYLYDDARPDAVARRRSRGQRTARENIADLCDADSFVEYGALAMAAQATRRTKEDLIANAPADGLITGIGNVNAELVGKDRARSAVMAYDATVMAGTQGKRNHIKTDRIVEVALRDELPLVLFGEGGGGRPGDVDFPSVSGLYQPSFAAFAELSGQVPVVGIVSGRCFAGNAAFVGCCDVIIADKSVNIGMAGPAMIEGGGLGIFRPEDVGPAPVQFANGVIDILVENEAEATHAAKHYLSMFQGRVAHWSAPDPAALRHVVPENRLRVYDTRKAIEGIADVGSVLMLRGGFGAGIHTALARVEGQPVGIMANNPYHLGGAIDADAADKASRFMQLCDAHGLPIVSLIDTPGFMVGPDVEARAQVRHVSRMFLTAAKLRVALLAVTLRKGYGLGAMAMAGGGFRSASFTISWPTGEFGPMGLEGAVRLGFKKELEAVPDGPERKALFDRLVAQSYERGHAINTAAAVEIDAVIDPAETRKWIAQGIASAELRGRRERRGFVDAW from the coding sequence TTGAAGAAGCTGCTGATTGCGAACCGTGGGGAGATTGCCCTGCGTATCGTGCGGGCCGCGCGGGATCTGGAAATTGGCACCGTGGCGGTCTATTCGCAGGACGACGTCAGCGCGCTGCATCGCGTGCTGGCCGACGAGGCTGTAGCGCTGGATGGCGCCGGCCCGGCCGCCTATATCGACATCGCCGGCATCATTGCCGCCGCCAAGTCCACCGGCTGCGATGCCGTGCATCCGGGCTACGGCTTCCTGAGCGAGCGGGCCGACTTCGCGCAGGCGTGCGAGGCCGCCGGCATCCGGTTCATCGGCCCGGCGGTCGAGCATCTGGCGATCTTCGGCGACAAGGGCCGCGCGCTGGAACTGGCGGTACAGAGCGATGTGCCGGTAATGCCAGCCACGCACGGCGGCGCGTCCCTGGACGACATCACGGCCTTCTTCGATGCACAGGGCGCGGCCGGCGTCGTTATCAAGGCGGTGGGCGGCGGGGGCGGCCGGGGCATGCGCGTGGTGCGCCGCCGTGAAGACCTGGCCGAAGCCTATGCGCGCTGCCGCTCCGAGGCGGCGTCGGCGTTCGGCATCGACGCGCTGTACGCAGAGCGGCTGGTGGCGCGGGCGCGCCATATCGAGGTGCAGATCGCCGGCGACGGCGTGAATGTGGTGGCGCTGGGCGAGCGCGACTGCACACTGCAGCGGCGCTTCCAGAAGCTGGTGGAAATCGCCCCGAGCCCCGTGCTGAAGCCGCAGCTGCGCGACGCCATCATCAAGGCCGCGCTGCGTCTGGCGCGCCGCGTGGGCTACGCCAGCCTGGGTACGTTCGAATTCCTGGTCGAGGAAAACGAGGCCGGCGAGCAGAAGGATTTTGTCTTTATCGAAGCCAATCCGCGCCTGCAGGTCGAGCATACGATCACCGAGCAGGTCACGGGCGTGGACCTGGTGGCGCTGCAAATCGGGCTGGCCGCGGGGCGTACGCTGGCTGAACTTGGGCTGGACCCGGCCGCGCCGCCGCAGCCGCGCGGCTTTGCCATCCAGGTTCGCGTCAATGCCGAAATGACCGACGCCAACGGGCTGGCCCGTCCGGCGCATGGCCGGCTGGAGCGATTCGATCCGCCGACCGGGCCCGATGTCCGCGTCGATACCCACGCCTATACCGGCTACGAGCCGTCGCCGAACTTCGACACGCTGCTGGCCAAGTTGATCGTCAGCAGCGGCACGTCGGACTTCGGGGCGGTGCTGCGCCGTCTGCAACGTGCGCTGGCTGAATTCCGCATCGGCGGCGTGCCCACCAACCTGAACCTGCTGCGCGCGCTGGTGCAGCGCGACGAATTCCGGACGCAGGCCGTCCATACGCGCCATTTCGAGGCGATCCTGCCGGAACTCGCCGCTGCGGCCGAGGCGATTGCCGACGCCGGCCGCGCGCAGGAGGCGCTGCTCGGCGGCGCGGCACGGCCGCCGGTCCATGGTCTTGCACATGCGGCGGGCCCGGAGGAACAGGTCGAGGAAGGGCTGGTCGCCATCCGCGCGCCGCTGACGGGCCGCGTGGTGGAAATCGCGGTGGAACTGAACGCGCTGGTCAAGCCGGGCCAGACCGTGGCTGTGCTCGACGCCATGAAGATGGAGCACGCCATCGTGGCCGAATGCGCGGGCCGCGTGGTGGACCTGCGCCTGGAAAAGAACGCGCTGGCCGCCGAGAACCAGATCCTTATCGTGCTGGAGGAAGTAGACGCCGACGGCGTGGCGGCCGACACCGCCCAGGCGCACGACGCCAGCGCCATCCGCGCCGACCTGCAGCGCGTGCTGGACCGGCACGCCTATCTGTATGACGACGCGCGCCCCGACGCCGTGGCCCGGCGCCGATCGCGCGGACAGCGCACGGCCCGCGAGAATATTGCCGACCTGTGCGATGCCGACAGCTTCGTCGAATACGGCGCGCTGGCGATGGCCGCCCAGGCCACCCGCCGCACCAAAGAGGACCTGATCGCCAATGCGCCGGCCGACGGCCTGATCACGGGCATCGGCAACGTCAATGCCGAGCTGGTCGGCAAGGATCGCGCCCGCAGTGCGGTGATGGCCTACGACGCCACCGTGATGGCCGGCACGCAGGGCAAGCGCAACCATATCAAGACCGACCGCATCGTGGAGGTGGCGCTGCGCGACGAACTGCCGCTGGTGCTGTTTGGCGAAGGTGGCGGCGGGCGTCCCGGCGACGTGGACTTTCCGTCGGTGTCGGGCCTGTACCAGCCGTCGTTCGCCGCGTTTGCCGAACTGAGCGGGCAGGTGCCGGTGGTGGGCATCGTGTCGGGCCGCTGCTTCGCGGGCAATGCGGCGTTCGTGGGCTGCTGCGACGTGATCATCGCCGACAAGTCCGTGAACATCGGCATGGCCGGGCCAGCCATGATCGAAGGGGGCGGGCTGGGCATCTTCCGTCCGGAGGACGTGGGCCCGGCGCCGGTGCAGTTCGCCAATGGAGTCATCGACATCCTGGTGGAAAACGAGGCCGAGGCCACGCACGCGGCCAAGCACTACCTGTCGATGTTCCAGGGCCGCGTGGCGCACTGGAGCGCGCCCGATCCTGCCGCGCTGCGCCATGTGGTGCCCGAGAACCGGCTGCGCGTCTACGACACCCGCAAGGCCATCGAGGGCATTGCCGATGTGGGTAGCGTGCTGATGCTGCGCGGCGGCTTTGGCGCCGGCATCCATACGGCGCTGGCCCGCGTGGAGGGGCAACCGGTCGGCATCATGGCCAACAACCCGTATCACCTGGGCGGCGCCATCGACGCCGACGCGGCCGACAAGGCGTCGCGCTTCATGCAGCTGTGCGATGCGCACGGCCTGCCGATCGTCTCGCTGATCGATACCCCGGGGTTCATGGTAGGGCCGGACGTCGAGGCACGTGCGCAGGTGCGCCACGTGTCGCGCATGTTCCTGACGGCCGCCAAGCTGCGCGTGGCGCTGCTGGCCGTGACGCTGCGCAAGGGCTATGGGCTGGGCGCGATGGCCATGGCGGGCGGCGGCTTCCGTTCGGCCAGCTTCACGATCTCGTGGCCGACCGGCGAATTCGGGCCGATGGGGCTGGAGGGCGCAGTGCGGCTCGGTTTCAAGAAGGAGCTTGAAGCGGTGCCCGATGGCCCGGAGCGCAAGGCGCTGTTCGACCGGCTGGTGGCGCAGTCGTACGAACGCGGCCACGCGATCAACACGGCGGCGGCGGTGGAGATCGATGCGGTGATCGATCCGGCCGAGACGCGCAAATGGATCGCTCAGGGTATCGCGTCGGCGGAACTGCGTGGCCGGCGCGAGCGTCGCGGCTTTGTGGACGCATGGTAG
- a CDS encoding acyl-CoA carboxylase subunit beta, whose amino-acid sequence MSWQPEVDELAWRRRLAARMGGDSKVERHKAAGKLTVRDRVDAIADPGSFREVGGLSGSGRYDSNGRLVDLIPSNLVMGRAQVDGRPVVLVGDDFTVRGGANDGAPGDKLIHAEKMAHDLRLPMIRLVDGTGGGGSVRNIEIKGHTLIPTMKVWQYVVENMATVPVVSLALGSVAGMGAARVAASHYSVMVRETSQLFSEGPPLVARAGQDIGKNELGGSQIHTRNGVVDDEVATEQQAFARARQFLSYLPASVHELPPRATPIDSPTRRDEWLLSAIPRDSRAAYQIRPILKSLVDAGSLFEMGSQWGRAIVTALARLDGWPVAVIASDPACHGGNWDSDTAEKFTRFVDLAQTFHLPVVNLVDTAGFQVGLEAEQAGIMRYGVRALAAVYQATVPWCSVIVRRAYGVAAAGHQHMGRFNFRYAWPSANWGALPIEGGLEVAYKAEIEGADDPVQKRAEIEQRVRSLTSPFRSAEAFVIEDIIDPRDTRALLCDFANLAAPLREPGVSRFGVRP is encoded by the coding sequence GTGAGCTGGCAGCCCGAAGTGGACGAACTCGCCTGGCGGCGGCGGCTTGCCGCCCGCATGGGCGGTGACAGCAAGGTGGAGCGCCACAAGGCGGCGGGCAAGCTGACGGTGCGCGATCGGGTCGATGCGATTGCCGATCCGGGCTCGTTCCGCGAGGTGGGCGGCCTGAGCGGCAGTGGCCGCTACGACAGCAACGGGCGGCTGGTCGACCTGATCCCGTCGAACCTGGTGATGGGCCGCGCGCAGGTCGACGGGCGCCCGGTCGTGCTGGTCGGCGACGATTTCACGGTGCGTGGCGGCGCCAACGACGGCGCGCCCGGCGACAAGCTGATCCACGCCGAAAAGATGGCCCACGACCTGCGGCTGCCGATGATCCGGTTGGTCGACGGCACGGGTGGTGGCGGCTCCGTGCGCAATATCGAGATCAAGGGCCACACGCTGATCCCGACCATGAAGGTCTGGCAGTACGTGGTCGAGAACATGGCCACGGTGCCGGTGGTGTCGCTGGCGCTGGGGTCCGTCGCCGGCATGGGCGCGGCGCGCGTGGCGGCCAGCCACTATTCGGTGATGGTCAGGGAGACTTCGCAACTGTTCAGCGAAGGGCCGCCGCTGGTGGCGCGGGCCGGGCAGGACATCGGCAAGAACGAGCTGGGCGGCAGCCAGATCCATACGCGCAACGGCGTGGTGGACGACGAGGTGGCCACCGAGCAGCAGGCGTTTGCGCGCGCCCGGCAGTTCCTCTCGTATTTGCCGGCCTCGGTGCACGAACTGCCGCCCCGGGCGACGCCCATCGACAGCCCGACGCGGCGCGACGAATGGCTGTTGTCCGCCATCCCGCGCGACAGCCGCGCCGCGTACCAGATCCGGCCGATCCTGAAATCGCTGGTCGATGCGGGGTCGCTGTTCGAGATGGGCTCGCAATGGGGGCGCGCCATCGTCACGGCGCTGGCGCGGCTCGATGGCTGGCCGGTCGCCGTGATTGCCAGCGATCCCGCGTGTCATGGCGGCAACTGGGATAGCGACACGGCCGAGAAATTCACGCGTTTCGTCGACCTGGCGCAGACCTTCCACCTGCCGGTGGTCAATCTGGTGGATACGGCCGGCTTCCAGGTCGGGCTGGAGGCCGAGCAGGCCGGGATCATGCGCTATGGCGTGCGCGCGCTGGCGGCGGTGTACCAGGCCACGGTGCCGTGGTGCTCCGTCATCGTGCGGCGCGCCTATGGCGTGGCGGCGGCCGGCCACCAGCATATGGGCCGGTTCAATTTCCGCTACGCGTGGCCATCGGCCAACTGGGGCGCCTTGCCGATAGAAGGCGGCCTGGAGGTGGCCTACAAGGCCGAGATCGAGGGCGCCGACGACCCCGTGCAGAAGCGCGCCGAGATCGAGCAGCGCGTGCGCAGCCTGACGTCGCCGTTCCGCAGCGCCGAGGCATTCGTCATCGAGGACATCATCGACCCGCGCGATACCCGCGCGCTGCTGTGCGACTTCGCCAACCTGGCGGCGCCGCTGCGCGAGCCCGGCGTCAGCCGCTTTGGCGTGCGGCCCTGA